Genomic DNA from Phyllopteryx taeniolatus isolate TA_2022b chromosome 10, UOR_Ptae_1.2, whole genome shotgun sequence:
ACAAGAATggagattggacaaaaaatccTTTCCAGAATTGTGGAAGCTGTTATATCAAGGAATAACACCAGATTATCATTTCCTGTAGATATGATggtgtcccaatacatttgcCCGCTGGTTATCTCCTTCCACCAAAAGACAAGTCAgcgggtttaaaaaaaagttgtgagaAACGGTAAAAGCAGAACACAATACAATAGTCCAAAGTGACAAGTATAAACAAGACCTGACAAGCGGAATGTGACAAATGCTGACGATGGCGTTTGCAACGTTCCAAAGGAAGACTGTGCTGATTGCCACCTCAGTTTCATAGGCCacacaagtcttttttttttttttttttgttcggaTCCAGTCGCTACCTGTTGATGCAACCTAAGCCTCGTCCACTCAAGGAGACATGGCACTTTTGATGCCGCGGGCCTTGCCACGCTCGCTGAGCACTGACAATGATGAATCTGAGCGCCGCATTCCTGCTGTGAAGTCACACAGCGAGGAAGCCTTGCTGTGTGAATGACAGATCCATTCGGGGTTCATTAaaacaggggttctcaaactttttgggtccagggaccccttgcaggggagacatttttccaggGATGCCCTCATAATCAGAACGGCAATCAAACGTAACTACTAACATGTGTACTACTGAATGCCGTCGGAATCAAAATGTTGTCAGTTACAATAACAAATTCCTTTTTATAAGTTCTAAAgttatgggaataaagtcatatttttcagaaGTAATCTTTTCCacaacaaagatatattttgtGGAGATAAAAAGTCTTAATCATACGAGATTAGTCCTAGATTAGTCTGAGATAAGGTCGTAAAAGTTTAACGAGCAAGAAGTCCTATTTTAttaagtgattattttttttaaatccaactttattcacatacaacaccttttattctggaacctttatcccccccccccccccccccaaaaaaaaaaaaaacaaaagcactaaCTAAATAGTTCTCCTGCTATTTGTAGGCAAGAGAGACACCCCTGctacaaatagtgaaaatacGCAAGTAATTGATGGTTTATAACTGCctctagatgccacaagatggtggcaaagcactacttttctatcaGACAGGGCTATGGCCTGGCTCTATGAAACTCCTCTCCTCACTTCAACTTACTTCTTTgacaccaaaatgtcacaagatgcagccaaagcaatacttcTTTATTAGACATTGCTTTGGTCTGAGCAAAAAGATGCTAAATATGAGTTTTTCACCAAATAATGGAGGATTtagtagcccccccccccccacaaaaaaaaatccatggaTAGGGGAATTCACAATTATGTGGGGAACGCTATTTTAGAAAGAGTGCctttttcaaatatatacacacacagacatatatCAATTGTCTGtaatatgccttttgttctaaaaaaaataaataactattcatgcagggatgtcagatttacagtatgtggtaGGTCACAATCATGTCAGAGCTTTCAATTAGtccaaagctaaggtagggagaAGTAATCGATATAGTATGTTTTATTGGCAGGCCGGGCCCCATATGTAGGTACTgtatgcactttttgttttttaaatgatgcaGCCTAATTTATTGTCAGTTTTGCAGAGCCCAGGAaccacagtttgagaaccactgcattCAAAGATCTGTGAGGAGACCGTCATGGAAAGTCcttcaaattgtcaaaaaaaaactgaatatcCTGGTTCACCTTTTCTCAAGCAGCCCATCATCTTCCTGGATTGCCAagattatttgtttattgttaaaataacagCCCATACAAAACAGTCATGGTGTTTGtgtacaatatacaatacaaaaaagtgCGTAGGTGCCTCATTCAGGTAGGTTGAAGTCTCTCCAACCAGGTCCAGTCTGGCAGCAGCACTTGTCAACTCTGGCTGAAGTCGGCGAAACCCTTTGCCGAGGCGAATGCGTCGGGCTGCAGGGGAAAGAAGTACTGCTGGGGCAGGAGGAACGCAGCGCCCTGCGAGGGCTGCTGGAGGGGCAGCTGagcgtgggcatgctggagaaCCCCCGACGCCGGAGGGGACGTGTAGGGTGGCGGCAGAGACGGGGGCAACGTCTGATGGGTTTGAGTCGGCGTGGACGCCGGGGTAGAGACTGAGGCGGACACCAGGCAACCGTGCTGCTGTTGCCCCCCGATGGAGAACCTCCGCGTGGAGCTGCCGCCGCCCCCCGCTGAGCTGGAGCCGGTGGTGGCCGTGCTGGACTGCCTCGACGGGGCACGGAGGCTGGGCGGCGCGGCCGTGAGGATCATGGGGATGGTCTCTCCCTGGCAGCTGCGCAGCGAGAAGCGAATGGGCTGCTGGGCGGGCTGCTTGGGCCGCAGGCAGGTGCAGCAATAGACGGCCACGAGGGAGCCCACCACCACGAAGGCCACGAACATGCTGCTCACCATGAGGAAGGGCACGTAGACGGGCTCTGCGAACAAAGACGAGGACATCTGAGTCGGGCCGCGTTTTGTGGCCTAGTTTGGATATGCACAATCGGAAATCCTCAGATCGTAATCAAGTCTCAAACATTCACTAATCACAAAAAAACTTAGGGACAATGGGCTTTGGGCTGAAGTATACGGAATGAACCTTAAATGCACTCCAATGTTCCCCCACTATTCCCGATGGGTAGGGGCAGAGCCCTGTTGCGAATCGCGAAAATCTGTGAGTATTTGACACTTCTTCTGAAAAAGGGTTAGCTGTATTTAATGACCTTtattgccacaagatggtagcaaagcactactttccCATTAAACTGGGCTTTGGTCTTGTCGCTTCGCAGGGATCGTTTTTCCACATGGACTAATGAGACTGTGGACGCGTGCGCCACTCCGTGTAGAATTAAGTAAGGCATGATGGCgacgagccaggaggaaaggcTCTATGAAAGACGCTACGGTGCAATGTGTCTACTGCAAAACAGAACTACCTAACATACCACAACAGCATGCCTTATGTTTGCCGACACAATGTGACATAAATATTGTTAGCTCATTTATTCTTCTTCCTAGCCTTCAGCCGCTAGTTCAAACGTATTGTTATGCCCtcacaagtggtcaaggatatACACAtctttcaatcactttattgaacaaacgttACGCGTAATAAACACATTCATCCACGAGCTTCTATGGCCCGCAACTGATGTCCAGTCACTCAACGCGCATactggctaacagttagcctgtTAACCATACACAAGTGAACAGCCAAGAGGGCGATTGTGTCAACTTGTTGAATCGTGTCTTGTGCACTTCTTCGCTGATTCAaatagtttgctgtctaaaagGAGCAACAACATGACGTTGGCGATGGGAACTTTAGCTCCATCCGCGCAGATCCTACGGCATAACTCTTCCAGGCAATTAAATGATGAAATACATAAATGAGTGACAAAACGTGAGATTTTATAACACTGTTGATTACGTCTTCGCTCAGTTGAAAGTACTCTTAAAATTCCAAATTCAGGTGTCGAGACACGCAGTGTTGCTACCGAAGAACATTTGTGGTGATTATTGTTGtcgaaacataaaaaaaaaatgggacattATCTGTACAGAAAGATATTCGGATGGCCTTTTTAGCTAcattatattttctttattattgaTATTACCATACTTGAGATGGGTATTAGACTACATTTTCAACTACGGGGAAAATTAAAGCtcaatcaattattattattatttttttttttactgttaatgGGCTGGAAGAATGAATCTCTGAATATTCTGAACTGGTGTTTCTATGCAAGTGCTGCGTCCATGCTAACAGGAAGAGTTGTGCCATAGCGTGCATGTAGCTCAACCTCACACAGCTGATGTCATGCTGGCCTTATTTAGAAAATAAACCGGTTGAGAGTGATACACAAGTGCATTGTGCTTAAGCAATTCACAGAATACACAATCAGTCAATCTTCTAATAAATGACATGCCGTGTACGATGTCACATAGAGTTGGTCTCAGAGGGAGAAACTAGTTCATGTATCTCTTGGACTTTTGAAAGAAAAGCTACAGGACACAATTGTTCCCAATCAATTCACTTCT
This window encodes:
- the shisa3 gene encoding protein shisa-3 homolog, which translates into the protein MTSLQEFGPSPSPSSSSASSPPPPAGMVRLLGCLLLGYLTWNLRISDAQGEYCHGWLDASGNYHDGFQCPEDFDTADAAVCCGSCALRYCCAAADARLEQDGCTNDRPAAAADDDDDTEYAAQPVYVPFLMVSSMFVAFVVVGSLVAVYCCTCLRPKQPAQQPIRFSLRSCQGETIPMILTAAPPSLRAPSRQSSTATTGSSSAGGGGSSTRRFSIGGQQQHGCLVSASVSTPASTPTQTHQTLPPSLPPPYTSPPASGVLQHAHAQLPLQQPSQGAAFLLPQQYFFPLQPDAFASAKGFADFSQS